The Actinomycetota bacterium sequence GTCGTGGCTATAGCCCGAGTAGACGAACAACGTCGGATACGGCCCCACGGCCGCGTCAGGGCAGTACACCTTGTAGTGGAGATCCGCTGGGAGACGATCACTTCGCGGCTCCCCATGTGCGAGACGGTACGGGCTGTTCTCGTCGCCCACTCTGATGTAACCGTCTCCGCTGGTGCAATCGTCCGTTGCGGGCTGGGCGGCCGCCTCGTGCACGTTGATCGGGAGTGTCAGCGCGACCAACGTCAAGGTCAGGACCATCATCACGAGGCGCTTCATCGCTACTCCTTTGTTCGGCTTGGGTACGTCGTTTCGCTGACTGGCGGGGTGCTTCCTGTGGATCAGATGGCTCAATCTGCTGTCACATTTCAGACACTGCGGACGTTTCACCGCTCTCGCTCTACCAACCGTTCGGGTGGCCTTTACCTCGTCGTTCTCAGGACGCTCCTCTGGTACGCGGTGATCTAGCGACACTGCGCTCCTCCATTTCCTCTCTCTCGTCTTAGCTACGAAGGTGGGAAACAGGAGGTAACAGATGTCCTAAAGACGCCTGGGGCGCGGGCCACCTATGTCCCACTGGCTATACCTGCCGGTCCATGGCCATAGCCGCGCTGGGTCTGGATGCGCCACATGGCTCACTTTTGCGATCCAAGCAGGAGTGGAGATGAGCGCGGGCGAATCAGCATCAGATCGCCCCGGACTTGGGCGCGCTCGTGAAAGGACAGGCGATGCCAAGGCGAACCCGAGCGAAGCTCGTCGGTCGAAACAGGCGCCCTCGTGGTACCGGAGCCATCGCCGTGATGCTGCTAGGGATGACCTCTCTGCACTCCACGGCGGTCCTCGCGCAGAGCGTTCCTTCGCCCGTCGGGGGCTTCACGTCCGACGGTGTCAGGTGGGTGACCACCGTCCCGATCTACGGGAGGGGAACCTGGACGCCACCCGCAGGGATGGGGTGGACGAACAGCGGGTCGGGGCGCGTCGCGAATGGCCATCTGTTCATCTGGGCGGAGGGCGTGACCATCTATGACATCTCGGACCCGCTGGCCCCTAGGTTCGTCAGCTACATCCCGCGGCCGGCGCCGGCATGGGCGCCGCAGGGGGTCGTCAGCGGGGTCGCCCAGATCGGTCGCTTCGATACGAACGGTGAGATCGTTGTGATCCCAGCATGGGACCGCGGTGATCGAGGGGGTGTCTCTGATCCTGGAAGCACCGGGGAGCTGCGGCACTTCGCGCTGTACATCTATGACGTGACGGATCCGGCCAATCCAAGAGAGATCGGGCAGCTCTCGCGGTTGCCTTATCCCCACCCGGAGAAACTCACCGTCGGCGGACCTTTCTGCATCCTCGACTGCACATGGGTCTACGACCGGTGGGGAGCGATCATCGACCTGCGTGATCCCTCTCGGCCGAAGCTACTGCGCAAACGGTGGACGCGGGGGATGAAGTTCAACAACTCCGCCTTGGGGGTCCGCGGAGCTACCGAGATCGTCGAAGTCGCACCCGGGCGCATCCTTCTCGGGGCCCATCCGATGTACTTGCTCGACGTGACGGATCCGGCGCGTCCGAAGGTCATGGCGCGCAGCGACGGGTCGCCTAACAGCAGAGGGGATATCGCCTGGCCTGGCTTCCCGCGCAGCGACGTCGTTCTATCAACCAATATCGGTGAGGGCGGTTGGTCCAGGTGCGAGATGGCGGAAAGCGCCCGCGACACGTCGGCGCAAAGCGTGTTCTCTACCTGGGACACCGATAGGTGGGAGAAGACCGGCTTGATCTCGCGCGTGGACGACTATCGGCTTAGCAACGGCACCTATACGGATGGCGACCCCGCGTTCAGCGGGTCAGAGGGAGTCATCGTCCCAGGCGTGGCTAAGTACGCGTACTCCAATGGGTGCAGCTTCGGGGTATTCGACGTCCGGCCGGCCTCCGGCGCGATCGAGGTCGCGGTAGCCGCAAACGGCCACGGCCTGAAGTTCTTCCACGTAGGGCAGAACGGCACCATCGAGCTCGCCGACTGGTTCCTAGGGCATGGAGCGAATGTCATCAACACCTTGTGGGCAAATGGCGAGGTCGTCTACGCGCTCGACGCGAACCGAGGTATCGACGTCCTCCAGGTCGACCGGTGAGTCTGGAGAAAGGCTTATCCGGACCGAACTTGCCGGAGTCAGCGGGAGTAGCCCGGGCCGCTCATTAGGACGTGGTGGTACGTGGTCTCGTACGAGAAATCTTCGTGACCTGTTCTGGCGCGCATGCGGACAACGCTCTCTACCGTCACTCTCGTGTCCGGGTCGATCCAGCTTGTCATCTCCAGGCTTCCGGGATGGTCTCCCTTCCAACGGATGATCGTCTTCAGCTTGATAGTCGGGATCCGGCGACCTGAGATGAGGCTGCGATCGTGGTCGATGACCTCCACCGAATAGGAGCCCGGGGTAGGAGCGCTGATCCAGGCCCCGTCCCAACGCTCGTTCGGCTCTAGCGGCGATCTCAAGAGTTCCATCGCCGGATCGGGGCGGAGCCTCACCTCGAATCCACCCTGGCTCGTGCGGAACGTCATCAGTGTCTCGCGGAGCAATGCGGCCCCCGGTCGATAGTCGACCAACGACGCGATGCTGAACCGCTCGGATACGCGCGCGCTAGAGACCTGATCGGTTGCGCTCGTCGAGGTCACGTCGCCGGTGCGCACCTGGACCGGCCCCCGCAGGTCGGCCCCGTCGATACACCCCTCGTTCGCGGGGCATAGTGCCTCGCGCCCGCTTTGTTCATAGGTGTAAGTACCGGGCCGCGGATGGGAGACTGGCCTCTCGCCCGAACGAGCAGCGCCGCCATCGTGGGGCTGGTCGGAGCCGGGCTGGTCCAGCTCCACCAACCGTTCATGCGGCTTCTTCGCATCTTTCGTTTTTGAGGTGGGCCTGGGTTCGCGCGTGGACCGGTTCCTGTCGCCTTGCTCGGCTTCCTCCTCTTCCACGTCGAGTCGGGCTTCGGTCTCCGACTCCTGCTCGAAGAGCGCCGCGGCGGGCCCTTCTGCGGGAGTCAGCGGGTCGCCCCGTGTCAGCACCATGACCAAGACGATCAGGCTCACTGCGGCGATCACCCAACCACTCGCTCCCGCGCGCGACCGACTCGCGGCTGCGACGGGTTCCTTCCCTATGGGCTTGTCGCGCCCGCCGGCGCGGCTCGCGGCTCGGATCTCGAGGTCACCCCAAACGAGCTTGCCGCTGCGTCCTCCCTGAAGCGTTTCTTCCAGATCCGCTGCGAGGTCCCCCGCAGCTAGGTACCGCTCGGCGGGGTCTTTGGCCATAGCCTTCGCGACGATGTCGTCTAGCGCATCCGGGAGCACCGGGACCTTCTGGGACACCTTCGGCGGCGGGTCGTTGACGTGGCTGAACAGCACCGCCACCTCCTCGCGTGCGCCGTACGGAGCCGTTCCCGTCAGGCACTCAAAGAGGACGCAGCCGAGCGAGTAGATGTCGGAGCGGCCATCGATCGGCCTGTTCCTGATCTGCTCCGGTGACATGTACTGTGCCGTGCCCATCAGGTGCGCGCTGGCGGTGAGGCTGCTTTGGGACGTCACGGTCTTCATGAGCCCGAAGTCCGTCAGGTAGAGACGTTCGTCCCCTCCAGCCGGTTCGAGCAGGAAGTTCTGTGGCTTGATGTCCCGATGGACGATCGCATTCTCGTGAGCTGCGTCGAGAGCGGAGCAGGCTTGTTTCATGATCGAGACAACGCGCGACGGGAGTAGACGCCCCTCTCGCGAGATAACGCTCTTCAGGTCCGGCCCCCCGACCAGGTGCATCGTCAGGTAGAGCGTCTCCTCCGCCAGTCCTGCATCGAACACCTCGATCACGTTGGGATGGTCGAGATCGACCTGTGACTCGCGGATGAATCGGTCTCTGAACTCGTCATCCCGCGCAAGCTCAGGTGCCATCACCTTGAGCGCGACGATCCGGCCGTTCGCGGAGGCAGCTCGATAGACGACGCCCATCCCCCCACGCCCGATCAGCCCGAGAACCTTGTAGGGGCCGATCCACTTGCCGGTCATGGCGTCCGCAGACATCGCTGGTAACTCTGGCACGTTCGGGGACGCAAGGCGAGGCGCCGCCGCGAGTGGGTGAAGATAGTCGCGTGAGTCACGTTGTGGGGGCGGGACAACTACAGGAACATATGTGACCGATCCGTCGGGGCTCGTCGGGCGCGTGGATGAACTGGACAGGGCGCGAGCGGCGCTGACGGTGGCTCATGCGGGGCGCACACAGGTTCTCTTGATCTCAGGCGAGAGCGGGATCGGAAAATCTCGTCTCGCCGAAGAGATCGGACGGCTCGCCGAAGAAGCCGGAGGGCGTGCGTCATGGGGCACGGGAATGGAGGGCGCGCCTCCCTACTGGCTGTGGCAACAGGCGCTCCCGGAGCTGGATCTCGCATCGGATGCCGGGCGACGATCAGCTTTCGAGCTCGCGCAGGCAGTGGCGCAGGTGCTGAGAGGCCCCCTTGAGCGGAGTCCTACCGTCCTGATCTTCGATGACGTCCACGTTGCCGACGAAGCCTCGCTCCAGCTCGTGGATGTCTTGGTCCGGTCGAGCCGAGATCTGCAGCTCCTAATCGTGGCGACGTATTCGGGTGTCATGCATGATGCCGTTGTCGCTGAGGCAGTGACGAGATTGATGAGCCGGAGCGACCACATCGGCCTGCGCGGGCTCGATCTTGCGGAGGTCCGTCTCTTCTACGAAGGATTGACCGGGAGACAGTGTCCCGAGGAGCTGGCGATCGAGCTCTTCGAGGCGTCGGAAGGTCATCCCCTGTTCTTACGGGAGGCGATCCGTTCACTAGACGAACATGGTCTCCATCGGCCCGATGAGTCGATGGGGTTTCGTGTCCCGGGCGGGGCCCGTGCCCTGCTACGGCGTCGCTTGAGCTTGCTGGACCCCGAGGCAGTAAAGATGCTCGCGATCGCCTCCGTCTTTGGCCGGAGGTTCAACGTCAGCCTCCTGCAAGAAGTTGCTCCCAAGGACAGTTCCCGGTTGCTCGAACTTCTCGGCGAGGCGACGGACGCGGACGTCATCGAGGAGGTCGGGGGCTACGGGGACTATGCGTTCACGCAGGTCTTGCTGCGCGAGGTTCTCTATGAGGATCTCAGGGCGTCTCAGCGCATGAGCGTCCACGCGGCGATCGCCGACGTGCTGATGGCGCGTTATGGCTCAAGTGAGGACGAGCATGTCGGCGAGATCGCGCATCACCTCTTCAAAGCGGCTCAAGCGGCTGACCAGAAGACGACTCTGGAATACCTCCTCAGGGCGGGGAAGGCGGCCGCATCCCGCGGCGTGGCGGCGGAAGCCACTCGCCACCTCCGCCGGGCGCTGAAAGTCGCTGATCTCGCAGGCGCCAGCCGGGCCCGGCGCGCCGAGATAACGAGTGCGCTCGAGACGCTTGAAAACTCCGGAGAGCTCGCCAGAGCTGAAGATGGAGGATCGGCAGGTTTACCCCAGGCCTACACATTCCGCCGAGAGGGCGACTACTGGACCATCGAGTACCAAAGCGACGTCATCCGGGTGAAGGATTCGAAGGGGATGCGGTACCTGGACATCTTGCTGCGCGCCCCCGGTCGCGAGATCCATGCCCTCGAGCTTGCGTCCACGGTTGGGGGTGAACAACGACGGGTG is a genomic window containing:
- a CDS encoding protein kinase; this encodes MSADAMTGKWIGPYKVLGLIGRGGMGVVYRAASANGRIVALKVMAPELARDDEFRDRFIRESQVDLDHPNVIEVFDAGLAEETLYLTMHLVGGPDLKSVISREGRLLPSRVVSIMKQACSALDAAHENAIVHRDIKPQNFLLEPAGGDERLYLTDFGLMKTVTSQSSLTASAHLMGTAQYMSPEQIRNRPIDGRSDIYSLGCVLFECLTGTAPYGAREEVAVLFSHVNDPPPKVSQKVPVLPDALDDIVAKAMAKDPAERYLAAGDLAADLEETLQGGRSGKLVWGDLEIRAASRAGGRDKPIGKEPVAAASRSRAGASGWVIAAVSLIVLVMVLTRGDPLTPAEGPAAALFEQESETEARLDVEEEEAEQGDRNRSTREPRPTSKTKDAKKPHERLVELDQPGSDQPHDGGAARSGERPVSHPRPGTYTYEQSGREALCPANEGCIDGADLRGPVQVRTGDVTSTSATDQVSSARVSERFSIASLVDYRPGAALLRETLMTFRTSQGGFEVRLRPDPAMELLRSPLEPNERWDGAWISAPTPGSYSVEVIDHDRSLISGRRIPTIKLKTIIRWKGDHPGSLEMTSWIDPDTRVTVESVVRMRARTGHEDFSYETTYHHVLMSGPGYSR
- a CDS encoding AAA family ATPase, which codes for MTDPSGLVGRVDELDRARAALTVAHAGRTQVLLISGESGIGKSRLAEEIGRLAEEAGGRASWGTGMEGAPPYWLWQQALPELDLASDAGRRSAFELAQAVAQVLRGPLERSPTVLIFDDVHVADEASLQLVDVLVRSSRDLQLLIVATYSGVMHDAVVAEAVTRLMSRSDHIGLRGLDLAEVRLFYEGLTGRQCPEELAIELFEASEGHPLFLREAIRSLDEHGLHRPDESMGFRVPGGARALLRRRLSLLDPEAVKMLAIASVFGRRFNVSLLQEVAPKDSSRLLELLGEATDADVIEEVGGYGDYAFTQVLLREVLYEDLRASQRMSVHAAIADVLMARYGSSEDEHVGEIAHHLFKAAQAADQKTTLEYLLRAGKAAASRGVAAEATRHLRRALKVADLAGASRARRAEITSALETLENSGELARAEDGGSAGLPQAYTFRREGDYWTIEYQSDVIRVKDSKGMRYLDILLRAPGREIHALELASTVGGEQRRVSVSDPMAEGLPVMSFSEGDPLLDPKAKAAFKERIADLQEEMIDAEEMNDPERAARARAELDALAEHLAGSVGLGGRDRKAAFEAEKARLSVTKALRSALAKIASSSPGLGEHLSATVKTGYFCAYTPDPRAPIDWSG